One Erpetoichthys calabaricus chromosome 8, fErpCal1.3, whole genome shotgun sequence DNA segment encodes these proteins:
- the LOC114656192 gene encoding MOB-like protein phocein isoform X1, which yields MVMAEGTAVLRRNRPGTKAQDFYNWPDESFEEMDSTLAVQQYIQQNIRSDCSNIDKILEPPEGQDEGVWKYEHLRQFCLELNGLAVKLQGECHPDTCTQMTATEQWIFLCAAHKTPKECPAIDYTRHTLDGAACLLNSNKYFPSRVSIKESSVAKLGSVCRRIYRIFSHAYFHHRQIFDKYENETFLCHRFTRFVMKYNLMSKDNLIVPILEEDVQNSTSGESEA from the exons gatTTTTATAACTGGCCTGATGAATCCTTTGAGGAAATGGACAGTACACTGGCTGTACAACAG TACATTCAACAGAACATTCGCTCAGATTGTTCGAACATTGATAAGATCTTAGAACCACCAGAAGGACAGGATGAGGGTGTGTGGAAATACGAGCATCTCAG ACAGTTCTGCCTTGAGCTCAATGGACTTGCTGTTAAATTACAG GGAGAGTGTCATCCTGACACATGTACACAGATGACAGCAACTGAACAGTGGATTTTTCTCTGTGCTGCTCACAAAACTCCTAAAGAG TGTCCAGCAATTGACTACACTAGACACACGTTAGATGGAGCTGCCTGTCTATTAAATAGCAACAAATACTTTCCAAGCAG GGTTAGCATCAAGGAGTCATCGGTAGCAAAGCTGGGCTCCGTGTGCCGTAGGATTTACAGAATATTCTCTCATGCCTATTTTCACCACAGACAGATATTTGACAAATACGAG AATGAAACCTTTCTGTGCCATCGCTTTACAAGGTTTGTGATGAAGTACAATCTCATGTCAAAGGACAACCTGATAGTCCCCATCCTGGAGGAAGACGTGCAGAACTCCACATCGGGTGAGAGTGAAGCGTGA
- the LOC114656191 gene encoding uncharacterized protein LOC114656191: MVKEQARRRVRAAGGDPGDSRLVRSVSELQFGQYRGQTFKWLLTHDLGYAVMVLATHQREREDGQVSDSPLASNKNTLESYAWLFPDVKTAIRRRRERDGSARTLDEGKRLVGFGQHGHLTFEALYDAEDREAKSYIKWLRRQTTKVGTKMHALQLYVRGRDEAKAAATSSLPKTTTVTPTTSLSAAASVVEIPDDVLLSASMELEAASTSQSATSGGPVPSQRSQPTADPGKQPLQMLSVARRELLLPEGWRTSLPKEQHVWVSRALFTRGKDGKPVLTSNLRLWWYPPGPRNVHLQPPTSPDTFFQRPFFLWMPYRMRGYKLSCTVCSHRLSGAGLYRTVRRVLESDGWYFMATEYLECRRCKKKVAGWSQDVLDQLHCTHRDDFPAILTYRLSCDKKLIGQMRERTLGNGATRLRKYLLEEHVKSWLERSRKFMFAATKFITSGAEPSTTTPRPPRMTPV, encoded by the exons ATGGTCAAGGAGCAGGCCAGGAGACGGGTGCGGGCAGCAGGCGGTGACCCCGGGGACTCCAGGCTGGTGCGCAGCGTCAGCGAGCTCCAGTTTGGACAGTACCGGGGTCAAACTTTTAAATGGTTGCTGACCCATGACCTCGGCTATGCCGTCATGGTGTTGGCAACCCACCAGAGGGAGCGCGAAGATGGCCAGGTGTCTGATAGCCCGCTGGCGAGCAATAAGAACACCCTGGAGTCCTACGCCTGGCTCTTTCCCGATGTGAAGACGGCCATCCGTCGTCGACGGGAGAGAGACGGGTCGGCCAGGACCCTAGACGAGGGCAAGAGGCTCGTCGGCTTCGGCCAACATGGACACCTGACGTTTGAGGCCCTTTACGATGCGGAAGATCGGGAGGCTAAGAG TTACATCAAATGGCTCCGGCGCCAGACCACCAAAGTCGGGACCAAGATGCATGCGCTCCAGCTGTATGTGCGAGGGAGAGACGAGGCAAAGGCAGCAGCAACCTCCTCACTTCCCAAAACCACCACTGTTACCCCCACCacctctctctctgcagcagccTCCGTCGTCGAGATTCCCGATGACGTGCTGCTGTCGGCCAGCATGGAGTTGGAGGCTG CATCTACCTCCCAGTCTGCAACCAGTGGAGGGCCCGTGCCATCCCAGCGCTCCCAACCGACGGCTGATCCGGGAAAGCAGCCTTTGCAAATGCTGTCTGTAGCCAGGAGAGAG ctaCTTTTACCCGAGGGCTGGAGGACTTCCCTACCCAAAGAACAGCATGTGTGGGTAAGTCGGGCCCTTTTCACCAGGGGCAAGGATGGAAAGCCTGTTCTGACGTCCAACCTTCGCCTTTGGTGGTATCCTCCCGGCCCCCGCAACGTGCACCTCCAGCCCCCGACATCGCCCGACACCTTTTTTCAGCGCCCGTTCTTCCTGTGGATGCCGTACCGCATGCGGGGCTACAAGCTGTCCTGCACGGTGTGCAGCCACAGGTTGTCGGGAGCCGGACTCTACAGGACCGTCCGGAGGGTCCTGGAGTCAGACGGATGGTACTTTATGGCCACGGAGTACCTGGAGTGCCGGCGCTGCAAGAAGAAGGTGGCGGGCTGGTCGCAGGATGTCTTGGATCAGCTGCACTGCACCCATCGGGATGACTTTCCAGCTATCCTGACTTACAG ATTATCCTGCGACAAAAAGCTCATCGGGCAGATGCGTGAGCGCACACTGGGCAACGGGGCCACCCGGCTGCGCAAATATCTGCTCGAGGAGCACGTCAAGTCCTGGTTGGAGCGGTCCAGAAAGTTCATGTTCGCGGCCACCAAGTTCATCACATCGGGTGCCGAGCCATCTACGACTACGCCTCGACCACCACGGATGACCCCGGTGTAA